cgactcatagcgaccctacaggacagagcagagctgccccatagggtttccaaagaacggctggtggatttcaactgtcaATCTTGTCGCTAGTGGCTACTATATTGCACAGTGTGactatttattgtatttttcctACTAGCAGTTACTATTCTAGCAATGAGATGCCACCTTATTTGTTTCTTTCCCTATGTTCCTCCGCCAAGAATTCCATTTTTCCTCTGATGAAACTGACCAGTAAGCATCCTTTATGTCTCCACTTACGCGTCATTCTCCTTCAGAAGCAGTTTCTGACCCTCCTCTAACCTTTACCTTTCCACAGTCTGATTGAATTAGTTTCTCTCTTGAGGTCTTTGTTGGTAGTGCCTTAGCACCTGTATGCATGCCCGCTATACTTTAAAAGTATGATTTAGTAGGTAATGTTCAAACGAAGATTTAGAATTCTTAGAAGAAGGAACTatgtgatttttctctcttttcccagCACCAGCCTCATCACATACCTGGAACATGGACCTTAAGGTTTGTTGAAGGACTGAAAGAATAAATAACTGATTTTATCATTTAGAACCTCAACAATACGCAATCGCTcatcaaaaaaaagaattttgtgtttcctttatttaaaaaaaaaaaagctttgagaCTAAAATCATTTCCTGGCTacataaattatagaatatatttGCCTAAATAGTTGCTGAAAGCACTCCCTAATGTAAACAGTCTTCCCCTCCCCTGCATGATTAGGTACCTAAAGCCAAACCTTCATATTTCCCCACCTCTGCCACTCTtatgctacacacacacacagagaaagctttctctagTTTTATTATCACTATCTCTGTAAACATTATTGTCATGTCTTACTTCACACAAGCTGAACATCTCAAAATTCTCTTTGACTAAGAGAGTCACAACATTGCATATTTTAAAGATATGTTAATCTAAGATTGCCAAAACCCTTTCCTGGATACATAAATTATCTTTTTGCATACCTAACAATGCCTTCCTTTTTCAGAACGCCTTCAACAACAAGGAGCTTGATGAAATGACAAGTTAGATTTTCAAAGAGCTGTAATTTCTAGAATCTCATTCTAACGTTTTTGAGTTTAACCTCAGCATTACCCAGAGCGCAGTCTTCAGATCCTCTTTTACAAATGTGAACCAAATGTGAAGACTGCCCTGTTCTTGAAAGAATCCCTGGTTCTTCATCAGTTGCCCAGTGCCAGATCCTGCCCATAGCCTCACCGCAGTACTGACTTTGGTGACAGGACCGTCTTATTTTGAGTTGGCCATCTTTGTGGGGTCTCCTAGCTCCAGGTACCTCATACTTTATCATGCAGAAAGCCTGGCGTACAGCTAGACCAGGTTTTTAATCACATTCTAATACTTGCCCCAATTAAAGACAGCCCTATGAGCCTCTGAATCTTGTTCTTTTCCAACTGGGAAATGTGGCACCCCCTTTTTACACTCAAAATTTAGTGAACTTGCTCTTCCCCCTTGGCACTCATACTACTCGTTTTAACTTTCTCTGCAACTGCCACCTTTTTATTACCAGATCTCTACTCAACTGTCACAGCTTCAGAATACCTCTCTGACTTGTCTCTAATTCTTCAACCCTTAATTTCCTTCCCATTCAGCTTATTTTTCCTTCTGTAGCAATCATCtctatcttaatttatttttactttttttttaatatctgcctACTAGAATGTAAACATTCTGAGAGCAATTAACTTGTTTATAGTCTTTTTTCATCTATGTCCTCAATGTCTAGGATGGTAcctattcaaaatatttttttaaaatctgtaacATACGTGAATTaatttaattttctcaaaatatgtaaacaaatagtAATTCCATCAAATTCGTATGGTGTGACTTGTATATCTCTTCTAAGTTACCCATTCCTTGGGTTTTTACTTCTCATGCTTACCAACCAAGTCTGATTCTACTTTCTCAATAACCCTGGACAATCTCTTCAATTCCTTTACTCTTCTGAATACCCTGGCCACATTTCCTTTCTTTGCAATTTTTTTACAACCTTCTGAATTGATGtcattcctttttctttataCCCTGCAACTCCATTCTAGACCCCAGTGCTatttacggagcacagttcttaaATACTGTGTGATATGTACTTGGGTGTGTATGTGCCCGAAGACCTGGGATACCAGAAATAGGTGCAGCAGACATTATTCGTGATGCAGGTATAAGAAGAAACACTTATATATCAACGGAGAACCTAAGGTTCGGCCAACGAATTGTTAGTCCAGTTTTCAAGAGAGGTCATAACATTTCAAGGAAGGAGTAATTCATAAGCAACTACACAGAGAATTGCTAGAAACAAAGAATCATTTTTATTGAGAATAAGTGATTTCCCCAACTCTCGGGGAAATTAACGCGGTCATAACAGAGACTCACAGATGAAGTGAGTAAAGGCTAACATTTGGAAAATAGATGATATCATGGAGCACAAAGACGACATCTGAGAAATGGGTACTTGGAAGTCAATGCCTTTGTTAAGCATTTAATTTCTTGAATATAGAAATCTTGGTATAGAGGCTCTTGAATCAGAATTATTCTTAGAAATATCACTTCAGAAGCAAACAGTAATCTGACAGCGATATTCTAGCAGTAAGAAGAGTAGCATTTTCTGTAGCAAAGTGGTCGGTAGCTGCAGCAGCCACAGCCATAGCCAGAACTGTATCCACAGCCATAGCGGGAGCCATAGCCACAGCCGTAGCCACAGCCATAGCGGGAGCCATAGCCACAGCCACCATAGTAGTTGCAACACATAGTGTCTAGAGGTGAAGTTTCAGTTGAGGTGGAGGAAGGACGAGGCTGAAGTCTGCATGTCACCTGCTCATCCAGGGCCTTTATATACTGTCAGAAAGGGGTGCAGCACACTTAACACAGcaattttcatttttacaaagctcATCATACTAAGGACAACAATATTTCCAGGTGGTTATGTTCAAGATTTGGTCTAGCCAATCAAGACTGTTGTAAGAAAATGGATGTACCCACACATTGAACAAGTATGTGTTGTGGAATGTCATCAAAACGTAATTTAAATTCTCTCCTCAGAGGGCATGAACCTTCCTGCACTTCCAGGTACACAGACTTGGGTGGTGGGAGAGGGCCCAGGATCTCAGATCTCAGCATCAGCAGGAAAACACAGTCCTGGAGGTGAGAGGCAAACAGCAGGGGCCTATGGTGAGGCACTCAGGTTACACCTGCAAGAACGTAGATGGAGCTCGTGCAGAATGGTCACAGCAGCTGTGGCAGAAACAGGAGATGGTTGAGGCCAAGAAGACTTGAAATGGTGCAGAAGAGGAGTCTGATGTAATATACCAAAATAAAAGCAACCATGATTTTCTCCAGTGCAATATAACCTTCTCCATCTAAGCTTTCATGGACCAGAACTTTTTGGTATGTCACTCTGTTTGAAATATCTTGCCTTTGTTACCTCATCAAATTTTCACCTGCTAATAATgtcctggaaaccttggtggcctagtggttaagagctatggctgctaactcaaaggtcagcaattccaatTCACAAGGTGCTCCTCGAAAACTCTAAAagacagtttttctctgtcctatagggtcactatgagttggaatcaactcaacagcaatgggatttttttgttttgttttgttttgttttgttatttcgTTGATAATGTCCCAAGGATCCTTTCAAAACTCATCTCAGGCTGCAGCCCCCATCAGAAGCTTTCTGGGACGTCCACAGTGAGCATCAGGTGTCATTCCTGTGCTCTTCCACAGATCACGTCCACAGTGAGCATCAGGTGTCATCCCTGTGCTCTTCCATAGATCACATCCACAATGAGCATCAGGTGTCATTCCTGTGCTCGTACATAGATCCCTGTGCATAACTCAGGTGTTATATGAACATGTTATagggaatattttattttaattatctgCTTCTTTTAGTTAATTGTGTGGTCCTTTAAGCcaataattgtctttattttctgAGAATGTAATGAACTGGGTACCATTGAATGAGATTCTCTGAAATTTCTTCCACCtggaaaaatgattttttttatttttatttgggtgatattctaaaaaaaataattaaaattataataaaaatgaaaaatatttatattctttatatttattacttcacttggtttttaaaaaaatgacataaaGTCAGAAGTTATGACAGTTATTAT
The DNA window shown above is from Loxodonta africana isolate mLoxAfr1 chromosome 20, mLoxAfr1.hap2, whole genome shotgun sequence and carries:
- the LOC111750677 gene encoding keratin-associated protein 6-2, encoding MCCNYYGGCGYGSRYGCGYGCGYGSRYGCGYSSGYGCGCCSYRPLCYRKCYSSYC